The DNA sequence taagggttttaactgtcagtactacgttaggtagtccgactatgaacttggcaagagttcttattatcttagtgaacttattattttaacgtcacatcatctctgaggtttataatgcttggctctgataccatttctgtaacacccccaaatccgaggtcggggatccgggttgtcacgagttccatttcccataataatacttaatcttaataaataaccaactactgcgtactgtgaccccacaatatacacacacaccacgagttatagtctcagagatgaataccaaaaaaaataacacaagtcatctTATTCCAccattataagccattacacctcaaaaggggtttctgaataaatttacatattctttgtcattattataattcataaatatacataagtctgataCATCAACGGTTGAAAACCTGGCCTATtagtaattcctacctcagctacagcatcatcaacgcctacaggaaactgcggaatgtttcctatccgcttgcgaattgggagcttagtcctgttcattttgtctatctgttgttgtgtgatgaaagaagaaagcaagggtgagcaacaagcccaccaaaataatatgtataatgattaacaatatatgagcattctcatcataatactcatgaaagtcttggtcaagcaaatatgaaccaagttgatatcttaacgcgacctagtcgcaaaatattcagtatatatatacatatatacttttcacaatctttgaaatcctctgacatgtataatatacacagagttccagtttataactgtataaaaatatcgttgcaaggtgatctcatatatctaaccttgtctcaacgtttttctgaaaacctttgtcatacataagataatcattaactagatataagttgaaaagataaagttacaagatactccaatatacttatatctttttccgaatactacttgaactaccaccgttcatggtagaaatagtttatcccatagatgaagctatacgacaaaacttgtatagaatcaatctttgaaatatcatcaaaatgaaatgaagttacgagatacttcatttgatgaaaacatcattttgaaaactcgaccctgccaacactcaacaatcgcccagccgtagcctttcgatcgaaatgctccgggtagtgttgcagaaatatccaactggatgatgaactcattacgggagtttgccgcgccaggaagaccacttacgatgatcagtcgcagtagtgcaaccccaccattttctacatgtagaggagaacagtcggatttacttgtcaaccgaaccctggactcctaaggaatggaccgtcttagcggaacttccaggccatttgggccaatataataaggttgggccggtgccactcgaccacttacgccactcctagttcagatgaaatccataactctgaaacgtaaagctcgtcccccttttcccaagtagaaacttgttgatacggctccaccaagaagtcgtatctagttggaaaggaaaactcaccgatatttctcaggcggtgcctgttaatggattaacttgttccaagaatattacttcccgagtgttgggtaagtaatcaaaaaatcttttatcaaaacagcaaccttgttgcgaatatgaaatacaccacagagccggatccctcagattttgagcgagcatttaaaatccccttcgaaaggaagatcttatatataaaaatgagttttgggatccgccctaacttttaaaatcattttgaagactcgaaaacatttttaagaatgtttggagtaatgctgatttaatgaaataaatcagtcccgacatattagaaaatatctgaatattattatttaaataatattcctataaaggataatctttttaaaaataattgaagtagaagttttaaaactcatacttgaaatgaataataaataaccaaagatatacttatacgaaagtacgatctttatttgaataatcgaaaataagtttgattatcgaaacattattctttaataaaataaagaatattatttaataaaataagcggagtcataagtcctcgaatgaatattcaaaataatattcattaaataaaataaagttatcgaataaaccttatttgaataatagttttgaaaactatttcatatatatatataaatatatatatattatactcgggaatatcgactcccggtttagaaaatattcacatttgagtcccctataccaagggtatacgcaactactccttatctctagcataggtattatgcaacttataagcatttgaatcaacaattatatatcaagattacgaaacaggcatgcatataaaccatatcagtatgctccaatatatcgcaagatttgctaataaccatcatgcatctatcacaagataatgcatatacatatatacatcacaacaacagtataacgggtagaaaacttgcctgagcgactgggggtgataaaaggcctgggacgagtctggtaacctataaagataatataagttggaattaaaccaaagtcgcttaagaatctatactttaaccaattagaccctaacgttcgcttttgcgcttagcgattcacttaagtcgcttgagtaccctcggctccaccatttttgataaattaaccattaagaattttaaggcgattctttcgcgagtaccctaccaacttcctatcccactttaaataattgtttcatactccaattagttattcaagggccttaaccaaggtttcaaagtaaggcgaggtgtaatggttcggtcgcgaaacgccgttacttaaaacggtcgtttctcctaaaccgtacatcggattcaagcgaaccacatatcaaaatgaagcttgtaacatgaactatctaataatggcaatggtcaaaacctaacagtgagtaacgggtcctgaagttaagaacaaaaacagtctaaggtaaatcgggcattacgacggctatgtttatgcgattaccaaatttgtaccactccaaatcaattcacaatcaacccaaaatcattactacaaccaaactccatccatactttactacaacagccccaacatctcaagatttccaatttatactaccctcaaacatgaactaaaagcttatacttaagttcattaaccaataatcaagatttacaacttcaaactcattacaaaaccaacccaactctaaatatacatgaatcattcCTCCCAAGAACTAAACCTATCACAAAAAGCTCTAAATAATCAAAATTAAGgttagggtatgagattataccttccttggtgagtagaagtaacttaaggagcttgaaacaacccttggaaatccttactaaagctttatctaaagaaaacacaagatcaaaaatttcaagatcttgaaaacactattcaccctcttcttccatgaattattggaagagattgtgaaggaaatggaagcttagattcataggatagctatatctatgtacaaggaatcttggataattatctcacaaattatcaaagcttggaacttgaatttggatttttttcttcttgaaaaagagaaggccgagagcttcttgcttggaaaatggaaagtcaacttgtgtttttgtgttatgaattgttttggcttggttacttccttttgttgttaattaaattgttaccatggtaaaaattgtgtggctcacaatcaaccaacaaatccttcccattttgtcatgcttatgtcatccacttatatcaccttgttacacttgtcttcctcttgttggtgtgatgacatcatcacccactaacctctttgattaacccctatttacttggctaatgaccgcttatctgttatacggttcgtttaactttcgttcttgtttatcgtttgagggatcatacccgggatcttattactcgggttcccctaaacctttctcaatattttatattcatttttatgatcctctcttataatccttgaattaatatccttttaatcatgttaccttatactcaattctttctgtatctggtgggttttcgggaaaaatcaaagtgttcgaattcggattctgacgatctttacatacacttatatatcatatagagtactaataagatcttagaatatcaataaaagaacccctacatagtgtggcatgaaaagttttattattcagcataatcagcaaaatcactattcataagggttacaaaaagttcaaaatttttggggttattacacgaGTGATCTTTAAAAAAATAGTTCAACGCCATAGGGAGCCATTGAGGGACTACTTGACACGCTTCAATAGGGAAAAGGTCACGATCACGAATTTTGATGTCCAGACAGCAATTAAAACTTTTAGAAGATGACTAGAAATAGACTCTCCACTCTATGATGAACTCACTAAGTATCCATACCGCACAATGGATGATGTACAAGCCAAAGCCATGGCCCAAATGAGGAAGACAGGATAGAGGAAGATGACAAGTATTATCGTCCTAGCCGCAAAATAGCCACGACAAGATCAAAAGACTATAAGCCCTATTCGAGAAGTATGCGAGAAGAGCCACATGTCTATTCAACAAACGAACGTGTTGATTGGAGGAAAGATCCAATCCTGCCTCCTACATACGATAGTTATAGATTTGACATAACATCATCAGTCATGATAAGAGAATTTCATAAATTATGGAATTTGGTGAAATGGCCCGTTAAATCTAACAAGCTCAAGGCAAATCCAGATTCGAGGCTATGGTGTGACTTTCATGGAGATTACGGCCATAGGGCTTATTGTTGTATTGCATTATGAAATGAGATAAAAGCTCTTGTCAAGAAAGGCTACGTGTCAGAATTCATAAAACAGTCGGCGTATATGAGAAGAGAACGGATGCCACCATGCCAACCACCCTCACCCCCTCATTACAAAAAAATCAACTTTATAGTAGGAGGATCAGATGTATGTGGAGCAACATATTCACAAGCAAAGAGGATTGCACGAGATTCAAGCATACATGTGGCACGAGCTGACATCCAAGTTAGCAATATACCTAGGGTATATTTTAACAAAGAAGACATGAGCAGTCAAAGAGAACCTCAATATGACAGCTTGGTGATATCTATACCTATAGGAAATTGTCCGATCAAGCGAGTTTTGGTTGACAATGGAAGCACAGCGAACATCATGATGCTCACAATATTAAAGCAGATGGGCCTAGCTGAAAGTGACATGTCGAAAAAGACGACTACACTGGTTGGTTTTAGTGGAGAGACAAAGAGGACAATGGGGGAAATTTCTCTACCAATATATGCCCAAGGCGTGAATCTATTAAAAATTTGTGTTAATCGATTGTGACTCAACATATAACATCATTTTTGGAATACCATGGATCTATGATCTAAAGGTCATACCATCAACATACCAGCAAGTGACAAAATTCCCAACACCATGGGGAGTCCAACAAATTCCTGGAGACCAAGTGACAACTAGAGAATGCTACGAGACGTGTTTAAAGCCAAGTGTTGTGCATGAGGAATCAATAAAGACTGTGGTCACGGTATCAGGACCGGAGAAATTGGCCGAAGTGGACTTGGTGACAAGAGACATGAAGGTCTTGATAGGGGAGGATTTAACTCCAACTCCTGAGTCAAATTTAGTGGATTTCTTGACATCATGACTAGACGCATTTGCTTGGGAACGCGAAGATATTACAGGGATAAGCCCTGATATCATTACATATAAGCTAAATTTGGATCCTGCATACACCCTTGTTCAACAGAAACGTCAAAAGTTCGTGTCTGAAAGAAACAAGATCATAAATGAGGAAGTCAACAGGCTattgaagcaaagtatgataaGAGAAGTAGATTATCCAGAATGGTTAGCTAATGTTGTCATAGTGCAGAAGAAGAATAACAAGTGGAGAgtttgtgttaggtcacacacactgtagagggggtgaatacagtgtataatacaatcaaatcgaactttaatatattaagtaacagaaaacaaactttattgaaacaataaactctgttacagtatggaactgttacctctcagtgatgaacaaatatcacgagagctgctagggttacaatgaataatcttctcgaatatgataacacttatagtgtaaaccctatgtctatgtttatatactacacagttacaagataattgctaattgatatggaatataattctgcttcctaaaatatatcaattagatatcttttcttccaagtattccattcttcacggaattccttcttcatacatatctcttcttatgtttatctcgatcttctttcctttaatcagctactgtccttctctgatcatccttcagcacttaagttctgatatctaacttctgatgattatctcctgataatataagtactgttatccttaagtcctgacttccagtataagtactgatcaacagttaagtactgatttgtcctgttaagtaagatctgaaatctaaacataaattatattagccatgacattatcaaatatatctaacaatctcccccaacttgtaaattagcataatatacaagtttaacagatatttgatgatgtcaaaaacattaagtacaaatgcatgagaattagactagataactttaacttacagtccttaaagctttaccaatattcaactcctgataacaacttcagtctgtacaaatatcagaatttaagcagttgtagatcttcgacttggcttcatcatctgatctctctgatgtcaggagttgttctgagatagttcttcaacaaacatttctcagcatatctgagttcatcaatcattctccttttggcatctttaagctctgcagtatcttcaccaatttgaaagattgcagctctgagatcattgatctttgcttttctcaactcctgatctagtcttatgacataggctttgtcagactccagattgaattcaagtcccttaataccaagatatgttctgatctgtgcagtactaggcttcatatcaacaatatcaccattgtgatctctgtactttggaacatatgtgctatcagacttaacagaataaagccttttctgtctctgaatctgttcttttaaggagtttgcagcagtccctgttattctgtcatccacttgaagtaagaaaagtacatgctccaattcttcaaaatacttcaatggaatggcattttgtcttatatgataaaccctaccatctgtcatgaaatacaacatgatgtattctttcaagcaggtatggtaaaccatctgtacatattccagttgattcaatctctcaggagttgctccaatacctggttcactcaaggaagttggatcattggtagtgttgtgtactcttctttcatcagcacttcccaatccagttttatctcttgcttcctttccagtaactactc is a window from the Apium graveolens cultivar Ventura chromosome 1, ASM990537v1, whole genome shotgun sequence genome containing:
- the LOC141708052 gene encoding uncharacterized protein LOC141708052 produces the protein MRRERMPPCQPPSPPHYKKINFIVGGSDVCGATYSQAKRIARDSSIHVARADIQVSNIPRVYFNKEDMSSQREPQYDSLVISIPIGNCPIKRVLVDNGSTANIMMLTILKQMGLAESDMSKKTTTLVGFSGETKRTMGEISLPIYAQGVIPSTYQQVTKFPTPWGVQQIPGDQVTTRECYETCLKPSVVHEESIKTVVTVSGPEKLAEVDLVTRDMKVLIGEDLTPTPESNLVDFLTS